From a single Vibrio toranzoniae genomic region:
- the csrD gene encoding RNase E specificity factor CsrD yields MRYTPTLKLSTRLVAFVTVIVISAMFILFIGGTLSFKRLGQDYLDHYLVGIVDVVDREMEDPDAAYSMQRWMPKMLQASNIVEMKLSNKSGIVYRFKDTSPQIDPNRLYEKTFVLERNEGYRIEFKALPPYIGYSYSMEAMWSITLAVVLIIFCLARGVRWLKEQLMGSEMLEERGRMILAGQVEAHAKGDEREWPYTASEALDVLIEELQDARQERSRFDTFIRTHTFLDKLTGTANRVLFDNKLESALHESGARGGVLLIRIGEWEQVCDINDKQVTDGFIIEVGQVLSNIVQRYPDVIFSRYYEADFAVFIPHQGTKDIATLAAQCLRQLSKLTPPEPLEPDNWCHIGVTMYVEGERHSQVMDETETALKSAQLERINNWSRYPKLNKNELDRGSVRWRTLLDKALLPENLVIFVQRCYLMSERGQVNELHREIFTRIQDPDKGLLKSSRFMPAVEQVGYQALMDQSVLKVVLTSLKESTQPINYSVNLSVSPFANKQYFKWFRNELLQLSTQHRAQLAFEFPEGHLIAHLDYMRPVAKMLRGLGCKVIAGQAGRTIVSTHYIKDLKVNYIKLHRSLIKRIDQRHENQLFVRSLIGACGDSPTQVIAVGVETKQEKNTLIELGINGYQGRYFDEEQQIIPLPDQRAKAVKTESVVKVGRRNRWRKSSS; encoded by the coding sequence ATGAGATATACCCCCACACTAAAATTGAGCACCCGACTGGTCGCATTTGTCACTGTGATAGTGATCAGTGCGATGTTCATTCTTTTTATAGGTGGCACTCTTTCGTTTAAGCGTCTTGGGCAGGACTATTTAGACCATTATTTGGTGGGTATTGTCGACGTTGTCGATCGAGAGATGGAAGATCCAGACGCCGCGTATTCGATGCAACGTTGGATGCCTAAGATGTTGCAAGCCAGTAATATTGTTGAGATGAAACTCTCGAACAAGAGCGGCATCGTCTATCGTTTCAAAGATACCTCCCCACAAATTGATCCTAATCGCCTATATGAGAAAACCTTTGTTTTAGAAAGGAATGAAGGCTATCGAATCGAATTTAAGGCGCTGCCTCCTTACATCGGTTATAGCTACTCAATGGAGGCGATGTGGTCGATTACTTTAGCGGTTGTTTTGATTATTTTCTGCTTGGCTCGCGGTGTTCGATGGTTGAAAGAGCAGTTAATGGGTTCTGAAATGTTGGAAGAGCGAGGAAGAATGATCCTCGCAGGGCAGGTTGAAGCGCATGCAAAAGGGGATGAGCGTGAATGGCCTTATACGGCAAGTGAAGCTTTAGATGTATTGATAGAAGAGTTGCAAGATGCTCGTCAAGAAAGAAGCCGTTTTGATACCTTTATTCGTACGCATACCTTTTTAGATAAACTCACAGGAACGGCAAACCGAGTCTTATTTGACAATAAACTGGAATCAGCACTGCATGAAAGCGGTGCTCGGGGAGGGGTCTTATTGATTCGTATCGGCGAATGGGAACAGGTATGTGATATTAATGACAAGCAAGTGACTGATGGCTTTATTATTGAGGTTGGTCAGGTACTGTCTAATATTGTTCAACGCTATCCTGATGTCATTTTTTCTCGCTATTACGAAGCGGATTTCGCTGTGTTTATCCCTCATCAAGGAACAAAAGACATTGCTACGCTCGCAGCTCAATGTTTGAGGCAGTTAAGCAAGCTAACTCCCCCCGAGCCTCTGGAACCTGATAATTGGTGTCATATTGGTGTAACCATGTATGTAGAAGGTGAGCGACATAGTCAGGTTATGGATGAAACGGAAACCGCACTAAAAAGTGCCCAGTTGGAGCGTATTAACAACTGGAGCCGCTACCCTAAGTTAAATAAAAACGAACTTGATAGAGGCAGTGTTCGTTGGAGAACATTACTTGATAAAGCTCTGCTTCCTGAAAATTTAGTAATCTTTGTTCAGCGATGTTATCTTATGTCAGAACGTGGTCAAGTTAATGAATTGCATAGAGAAATATTTACTAGGATTCAGGATCCAGATAAAGGCTTATTGAAATCATCTCGATTTATGCCTGCGGTAGAGCAAGTGGGTTATCAAGCTCTAATGGATCAATCGGTTCTGAAGGTTGTGTTGACCTCGTTGAAAGAATCAACCCAACCTATCAATTATTCGGTTAACTTGAGTGTCTCTCCCTTTGCGAATAAACAGTATTTTAAGTGGTTCAGGAACGAACTATTACAGCTTTCCACTCAGCATCGGGCTCAGCTTGCTTTTGAGTTTCCAGAAGGGCATCTCATTGCTCATCTTGATTATATGAGACCAGTAGCAAAGATGTTGAGGGGATTAGGGTGTAAAGTTATTGCTGGTCAAGCTGGGCGAACCATCGTTAGCACTCACTACATCAAAGATTTAAAGGTTAATTATATTAAGCTTCATCGAAGTTTGATTAAGAGAATAGATCAACGGCATGAGAATCAATTGTTTGTCCGCAGTTTAATTGGGGCATGCGGTGACTCACCTACTCAAGTGATTGCGGTGGGAGTCGAAACAAAACAAGAAAAGAATACCCTGATAGAGTTAGGTATTAACGGCTATCAAGGGCGATATTTCGACGAAGAACAACAAATTATCCCTTTACCTGATCAAAGAGCAAAGGCAGTGAAAACTGAATCTGTTGTGAAAGTTGGTCGAAGAAACCGATGGCGCAAGAGTAGTAGCTAA
- the gspM gene encoding type II secretion system protein GspM, whose product MQQWNQLSDKFLALSQREKWLLFVCGFVGLFMLLFSLVVEPAYNELQAKENQLMSLSQSNQRQQGELLVLQAKLNRDPDKDINLEYKKLLVESQELSLQLAEVVDGLISPSQMSQLLESVLNAGSGLKLESLESLKPEAISNNQETSEYSGYFLHPVRMELTGSYFDISAYLQSLESLPVSYYWRTFQYSVEEYPKARLVFEVYTLGTRQEFIGG is encoded by the coding sequence GTGCAACAGTGGAATCAGCTTAGCGATAAGTTTCTTGCATTAAGTCAGAGAGAGAAGTGGCTACTTTTTGTGTGTGGTTTTGTTGGCTTATTCATGTTGCTATTTAGCTTAGTGGTTGAGCCAGCTTATAACGAGTTGCAAGCTAAAGAAAATCAATTAATGAGCCTTAGCCAGTCGAATCAAAGACAGCAAGGTGAGTTGCTTGTGCTGCAAGCGAAACTCAATAGAGACCCCGACAAAGACATTAATCTTGAGTATAAAAAACTGCTAGTGGAGAGCCAAGAACTGTCGCTTCAGTTAGCCGAGGTAGTGGATGGACTGATCTCTCCCTCTCAAATGTCGCAGTTGCTGGAAAGTGTCCTTAATGCAGGCAGTGGGCTTAAGCTAGAATCTTTAGAATCGTTAAAACCAGAAGCAATTTCAAACAATCAAGAAACTAGTGAATACTCAGGTTACTTTCTTCATCCTGTGAGAATGGAACTGACGGGCAGCTATTTTGATATTTCAGCTTACCTTCAATCGCTTGAGTCTCTCCCTGTGAGCTATTACTGGCGCACATTTCAGTATTCGGTCGAAGAATACCCTAAAGCTCGACTGGTGTTTGAGGTTTACACGCTAGGCACAAGACAGGAGTTTATCGGTGGTTAG
- the mshL gene encoding pilus (MSHA type) biogenesis protein MshL, with amino-acid sequence MRKLVVAILVSSLVGCSMGHRDPVEIKESLNQSINEANSKALRDLPSSVQDDLMPQLNSDAMSPGMETAKRFRIQAKGVEARTFFASLVKGTEYSAAIHPSVTGSLTLNLTDVTLDEVLSVAQDMYGYDIEKRGKVIQVYPAGLRTVTIPVDYLQVKRSGRSLTTITTGTISNSDNSSSNSSSSDSNSSNSSNSSNTSNSTSNGGTEIETTSESDFWPQLETAVAHLIGSGDGQSVVVTPQASVITVRAYPDEIREVRQFLGISQKRLQRQVILEAKIMEVTLSDGYQQGISWSNLSKSIGNGGVVIERPAKALPPLDAISSLLGGQTNVTISDGSFEAVLSFMDTQGDLNVLSSPRVTAANNQKAVIKVGTDEYYVTDLSSSVGSGDNANVAPEVELTPFFSGISLDVTPQIDDKGSVFLHVHPAVIEVEEEVKELNLGSTTGLVQLPLAKSSIRESDSVIRARDGDVVVIGGLMKSNTSDVTSKVPFLGDIPALGHLFRNTNQLTQKTELVILLKPTIVGVNTWQTELERSRDLLQQWFPDEE; translated from the coding sequence ATGCGTAAACTTGTAGTAGCAATCTTAGTGTCCTCTTTAGTCGGTTGTTCGATGGGGCACCGTGATCCTGTTGAGATAAAAGAGTCTTTGAACCAATCGATCAATGAAGCGAATAGCAAAGCGCTTCGTGATCTTCCTTCGTCGGTACAAGATGACCTGATGCCTCAGCTTAACTCTGATGCTATGTCACCGGGAATGGAAACGGCTAAACGTTTCCGTATTCAGGCGAAAGGTGTTGAGGCGAGAACCTTTTTTGCTAGCTTAGTCAAAGGCACCGAATACAGCGCGGCTATTCACCCAAGCGTTACCGGGAGTCTCACTTTAAACCTGACAGATGTGACGTTAGATGAAGTACTGTCTGTTGCTCAGGATATGTATGGCTACGATATTGAAAAGCGTGGCAAGGTGATTCAGGTTTATCCTGCCGGCCTTCGTACTGTGACTATTCCTGTTGATTACTTACAAGTGAAGCGTTCTGGTCGATCATTGACGACCATCACTACCGGCACGATCTCCAACTCGGACAACAGCTCGTCGAACTCTTCAAGCTCCGACTCTAACTCGTCGAATTCATCAAACTCTTCTAACACATCAAACTCTACATCGAATGGTGGTACAGAGATTGAAACGACATCTGAAAGTGATTTTTGGCCACAACTGGAAACGGCGGTTGCTCATTTAATTGGTTCAGGTGACGGACAAAGTGTCGTGGTTACGCCACAAGCCAGTGTGATTACCGTGCGCGCCTACCCAGATGAAATTCGTGAAGTGCGTCAGTTCTTAGGCATTTCTCAAAAACGCTTGCAGCGCCAAGTCATCTTGGAAGCCAAAATCATGGAAGTCACCTTGAGTGATGGCTATCAACAAGGGATTAGTTGGTCGAATTTGTCTAAGTCGATTGGTAACGGTGGTGTGGTTATCGAACGCCCTGCAAAGGCGCTACCTCCGTTAGATGCGATCAGTTCTCTACTTGGTGGACAAACTAACGTGACTATTTCAGACGGTAGTTTCGAAGCGGTATTGAGCTTTATGGATACTCAAGGTGATCTCAATGTTCTATCGAGCCCACGAGTAACGGCTGCGAATAACCAAAAAGCAGTGATAAAAGTGGGTACAGACGAATACTACGTGACGGATTTATCAAGCTCGGTCGGCAGTGGTGACAATGCGAATGTGGCTCCTGAAGTTGAGTTGACGCCGTTCTTCTCTGGTATCTCGTTAGATGTAACACCTCAGATAGACGATAAAGGCAGCGTATTCTTACATGTTCACCCTGCCGTGATTGAGGTAGAGGAAGAAGTGAAAGAGCTGAACCTAGGTTCAACAACGGGGTTAGTACAACTTCCGTTGGCGAAAAGCTCTATTCGTGAATCAGATTCCGTGATTCGAGCGCGAGACGGCGATGTGGTTGTTATTGGTGGTTTGATGAAATCCAACACCAGTGATGTGACGTCTAAAGTTCCATTCCTCGGTGATATCCCTGCATTAGGCCATTTGTTCCGAAATACCAACCAGTTGACTCAAAAAACGGAGCTTGTGATTTTGCTTAAACCAACGATCGTAGGTGTGAATACTTGGCAAACAGAGTTAGAACGCTCTCGAGATCTTTTACAGCAGTGGTTCCCTGATGAAGAGTAA
- a CDS encoding ExeA family protein: MYQAHFGFEQLPFTLTPNTDFFYGLAPHFEAIQTVISALEMGEGVIKVTGEVGTGKTMVCRMLVNHLHDCTALIYLPNPVLSGADLRQAVAKELGLTIDNQATLVDNIQHKLIELHNAGLRVVAILDEAQALSDEALETLRLFGNLETEDKKLLQIVLLGQPELDSRLAAYHLRQFRQRITFSSTLRALTLDETVAYIDNRIAKSGGNPELFSLNQKKAICRSSLGIPRLINQLCHKALLLSFSEEKKSIDNQHLFSAMHETYDVCKPKFKTPILWGWN; the protein is encoded by the coding sequence ATGTATCAAGCCCACTTTGGTTTTGAACAACTGCCATTTACACTAACGCCGAATACCGATTTTTTTTATGGTTTAGCGCCTCATTTCGAGGCCATTCAAACGGTCATCTCGGCGTTGGAAATGGGTGAGGGCGTGATTAAGGTGACGGGCGAAGTGGGTACTGGAAAAACCATGGTTTGCCGGATGTTAGTCAATCACTTACACGACTGTACCGCCTTAATTTACCTGCCAAATCCGGTACTTTCTGGTGCAGACTTACGTCAAGCTGTTGCTAAAGAGCTGGGTTTGACTATCGATAACCAAGCTACCTTGGTCGACAATATTCAACATAAGTTGATTGAGTTGCACAACGCCGGGTTAAGAGTGGTCGCGATTCTCGATGAGGCTCAAGCGCTATCGGATGAAGCTCTCGAAACATTAAGGTTGTTCGGCAATCTTGAAACTGAAGACAAAAAACTGCTGCAGATTGTTCTATTAGGGCAGCCAGAGTTGGACTCTCGATTAGCGGCTTACCACCTCAGGCAATTTCGCCAGAGAATCACGTTCAGTTCGACATTGAGGGCGCTTACGCTCGATGAAACCGTTGCGTATATTGATAATCGGATCGCTAAGTCTGGCGGTAACCCTGAACTGTTCAGTTTGAATCAAAAAAAGGCGATTTGTCGCTCATCGTTAGGTATTCCAAGATTGATTAATCAACTGTGTCACAAGGCTCTGTTACTTTCGTTTAGTGAAGAGAAGAAAAGTATTGATAACCAACATCTTTTTTCAGCTATGCATGAGACATACGATGTGTGTAAGCCTAAATTTAAAACGCCAATATTGTGGGGTTGGAATTAG
- a CDS encoding tetratricopeptide repeat protein, with the protein MSVINNALSELAKKKSTTSIEAAVVPKIRSRSPLVWIAAGFTLSLAMSGWAISQGPSVDRSISTRDSQIQVALSDSSGDIQNTATQAILPPTKKLVTLDLVNHSVEKAATVNSVQTKAVSFDVADTAQTTQHQTLQRQTALKPLNASKTNKPAIPKPVYVASVTKNNSTPISSEAEGSDSAENSGMLIEQVNLTHEQLSKNAQGRAQKALDASDLTGALKGYAEALRYTPQNEDVRQKLAILYFGKGDTRKAYELFQSGIKLNTNSEKLRLGLSKLLVKANQAEAALSPLVHLPPNPTQDYLAMRAALSQKSQQEDIALESYQKLVEIDSDNARWWLGLAIQQERQLDLTAAKQSYQGALTRVGISSQSQSFVRDRLNILTVLEENGDAN; encoded by the coding sequence ATGAGCGTCATTAATAACGCCTTGTCTGAATTGGCAAAGAAGAAATCAACAACTTCGATTGAAGCGGCCGTGGTACCTAAAATCCGCTCGCGATCCCCTTTGGTGTGGATAGCCGCGGGTTTTACTCTCAGTTTAGCAATGAGCGGTTGGGCTATCTCGCAAGGCCCTAGCGTCGACAGGTCAATATCGACTCGAGATTCACAAATCCAAGTGGCGCTTTCTGATAGCTCGGGAGACATACAGAATACGGCTACTCAAGCGATATTACCTCCCACCAAAAAGTTGGTGACGCTAGATTTAGTGAACCATTCTGTAGAAAAAGCAGCGACGGTAAATAGTGTTCAAACTAAGGCTGTTTCATTTGATGTGGCAGATACCGCTCAAACAACACAGCACCAAACATTACAACGCCAAACGGCACTTAAACCTTTGAATGCGTCAAAAACAAATAAGCCAGCAATTCCCAAGCCGGTGTATGTTGCGAGTGTGACAAAAAACAACTCGACGCCTATCTCTAGTGAGGCCGAAGGCTCTGATAGCGCCGAAAATAGTGGCATGCTGATTGAACAAGTGAATCTGACGCATGAACAATTATCAAAAAATGCACAAGGGCGCGCTCAAAAAGCACTGGATGCGAGCGATCTTACTGGCGCGTTGAAAGGTTATGCCGAGGCGCTGCGTTATACTCCTCAAAATGAGGACGTTCGCCAGAAACTCGCTATTCTCTATTTTGGTAAAGGCGATACTCGTAAAGCCTACGAACTTTTCCAGTCGGGTATTAAGCTCAACACTAACAGCGAGAAATTACGCTTAGGTTTATCTAAATTGTTAGTTAAAGCAAATCAAGCAGAAGCCGCGTTGAGCCCATTAGTCCACCTGCCGCCGAACCCTACCCAAGATTATTTAGCAATGCGTGCGGCATTGAGTCAAAAATCTCAACAAGAAGATATTGCATTAGAGAGTTATCAAAAGTTGGTTGAGATCGATTCGGACAATGCTCGCTGGTGGTTAGGTTTAGCCATTCAGCAAGAGCGTCAACTAGATTTGACCGCTGCAAAACAATCATACCAAGGTGCCTTAACTAGAGTCGGAATCTCTTCTCAATCGCAGAGCTTTGTGCGTGATCGGTTAAACATACTCACTGTTTTAGAGGAGAACGGCGATGCAAATTAG
- a CDS encoding GspE/PulE family protein, with the protein MQIRLRKRLGDLLVEEGIINEAQVEQALVVQKSTGRKLGDTLIELGFLSEQQMLSFLSQQLAIPLIDLSRANIDVEAVQLLPEVHARRLRALVIGRQGDTLRIAMSDPADLFAQESLLGQLGDYALEFVVAPERQLVDGFDRYYRRTKEIASFAEQLDAEHQINDAFDFDIAEEDSDEVTVVKLINSLFEDAIQVGASDIHIEPDSNVLRLRQRIDGVLHETLLNEVNIGSALVLRLKLMANLDISEKRLPQDGRFNIRAKGQSVDIRMSTMPVQHGESVVMRLLNQSVGLRKLEASGIPSDLLVRLRHQLRRPHGMILVTGPTGSGKTTTLYGALSELNEPGKKIITAEDPVEYRLPRVNQVQVNPKINLDFSTVLRTFLRQDPDIILIGEMRDHETVEIGLRAALTGHLVLSTLHTNDAVDSALRMMDMGAPGYLVASAVRAVVAQRLVRKVCTDCQVEDELDEPRKQWLSVRFPNQVGVPFMKGRGCQNCNLTGYRGRIGVFEMLELEQNMMDALRANDAVGFAQTARQSKNYKPLLASAMELALQGVVSLDEIMHLGEGDASGATDPIYL; encoded by the coding sequence ATGCAAATTAGATTAAGAAAAAGGCTTGGTGATTTGCTCGTCGAAGAGGGCATCATTAACGAAGCTCAAGTTGAGCAAGCCCTTGTCGTTCAGAAAAGTACTGGTCGTAAGCTTGGCGACACACTCATTGAACTTGGTTTCTTGTCTGAGCAACAAATGTTGAGCTTTTTGTCGCAACAACTTGCCATTCCTCTTATTGATCTTAGCCGTGCAAATATCGATGTAGAAGCGGTTCAGCTTTTACCCGAAGTACATGCTCGCCGCCTTCGTGCATTAGTGATTGGGCGCCAAGGCGATACGTTACGGATTGCAATGAGTGATCCTGCGGATCTATTTGCGCAAGAGTCACTGCTTGGCCAGTTAGGTGATTACGCTTTAGAGTTTGTGGTCGCTCCTGAAAGGCAACTGGTTGATGGTTTTGACCGTTATTATCGAAGAACCAAAGAGATCGCTTCTTTCGCCGAGCAGCTTGATGCTGAACACCAAATCAATGATGCCTTTGATTTTGATATAGCCGAAGAGGACAGCGACGAAGTCACCGTCGTTAAGTTAATTAATTCGTTATTTGAAGATGCAATTCAAGTGGGCGCTTCAGATATCCATATCGAACCCGATTCTAACGTCCTACGTCTTCGTCAGCGTATCGACGGTGTGTTGCATGAAACTTTATTAAACGAAGTTAATATCGGCTCTGCACTGGTACTGCGTTTAAAACTGATGGCAAACCTCGATATCTCAGAAAAGCGTCTTCCTCAGGATGGTCGATTCAACATTCGAGCGAAAGGTCAATCTGTCGATATTCGTATGTCGACCATGCCAGTTCAACATGGTGAATCGGTGGTGATGCGTCTGCTTAATCAATCAGTAGGTTTGCGTAAATTAGAAGCGTCAGGCATACCGAGTGATCTTCTGGTTCGCCTTCGTCATCAACTACGACGTCCGCACGGCATGATCTTGGTTACCGGCCCTACAGGCTCAGGTAAAACAACCACCTTGTATGGTGCTTTAAGTGAATTGAATGAACCGGGTAAAAAGATCATTACCGCGGAAGACCCGGTTGAATATCGTCTTCCTCGTGTGAACCAAGTTCAGGTCAACCCTAAAATTAACCTCGATTTCTCAACGGTTTTGAGAACTTTTTTGCGTCAGGATCCAGACATCATTCTTATTGGTGAGATGCGTGACCATGAAACCGTTGAGATTGGTTTAAGGGCTGCATTAACAGGTCACTTAGTCTTAAGTACGCTGCATACTAATGATGCCGTAGACAGTGCGCTGCGCATGATGGATATGGGAGCGCCAGGTTACCTAGTGGCGAGTGCTGTTCGAGCCGTGGTCGCTCAGCGATTGGTTCGTAAAGTGTGCACCGATTGTCAGGTTGAGGATGAATTAGATGAACCGCGCAAGCAATGGCTAAGCGTACGCTTTCCGAATCAAGTGGGTGTGCCATTTATGAAAGGGCGTGGCTGTCAAAACTGTAACCTAACGGGGTACCGTGGGCGTATTGGTGTCTTTGAAATGTTAGAGCTAGAACAAAATATGATGGATGCCCTTAGAGCCAATGATGCGGTTGGCTTTGCTCAAACCGCAAGACAGTCCAAAAATTACAAACCACTATTGGCTTCAGCTATGGAGCTGGCTCTGCAAGGTGTGGTGAGTCTCGATGAGATCATGCACCTAGGTGAGGGCGATGCTTCCGGTGCCACTGACCCAATTTATCTGTAG
- a CDS encoding type II secretion system F family protein gives MPTYRYVGRRSDGSQVTGQLDANNEDLAAESLMSKGIIPTSIKLGKSGGSVLDMDVSSLFSPNVPLEVLVLFCRQLYSLTKAGVPLLRSMKGLTQNCENKQLKAALEEVVAELTNGRGLAASMQMHPKAFSPLFVSMIGVGENTGRLDQALLQLAGYYEQEVETRKRIKTAMRYPTFVISFILIAMFILNIKVIPQFSSMFARFGVDLPLPTRILIGMSEFFVNYWGLMLGVIFGLIFAFKAWVKTDKGLEKWDKMRLKIPVIGGVVNRALLSRFSRTFALMLKAGVPLNQSLALSAEALDNRFLELRVQAMKSAIEAGSTVSSTAINSEVFTPLVIQMISVGEETGRIDELLLEVSDYYDREVDYDLKTLTARIEPILLVIVAGMVLVLALGIFLPMWGMLDAIKG, from the coding sequence ATGCCAACATATCGTTATGTAGGTCGTCGCTCTGATGGCAGTCAAGTGACTGGTCAACTGGATGCGAATAACGAAGACCTCGCTGCTGAAAGCTTGATGAGTAAGGGGATCATTCCCACCTCTATCAAGCTAGGTAAAAGTGGCGGCTCTGTATTGGATATGGACGTATCTAGCTTGTTTTCGCCAAATGTCCCTCTTGAGGTGTTGGTTCTGTTCTGTCGACAGTTATACAGCCTGACAAAAGCCGGTGTTCCATTATTAAGGTCGATGAAAGGTTTGACCCAAAATTGCGAAAATAAACAGTTGAAAGCGGCGCTAGAGGAAGTCGTCGCTGAGCTCACCAATGGTCGTGGATTAGCGGCATCGATGCAGATGCACCCCAAGGCATTCAGTCCATTGTTTGTATCGATGATTGGTGTTGGTGAAAATACGGGTCGTTTAGATCAGGCTCTATTACAACTTGCTGGGTATTATGAACAAGAGGTAGAGACTCGTAAGCGAATCAAGACCGCGATGCGTTATCCAACCTTCGTGATCAGCTTTATCTTGATCGCAATGTTCATTCTTAACATCAAGGTAATTCCACAGTTCTCTAGCATGTTCGCCCGTTTCGGGGTCGATCTTCCGCTGCCTACTCGTATCTTGATTGGTATGTCGGAGTTTTTTGTCAATTACTGGGGCCTAATGCTCGGCGTGATCTTTGGCCTTATCTTTGCTTTTAAAGCCTGGGTTAAGACAGATAAAGGGCTAGAGAAGTGGGATAAAATGCGCCTAAAAATACCGGTAATCGGCGGTGTCGTTAACCGAGCATTGCTGTCGCGATTTTCACGTACCTTTGCATTGATGCTCAAAGCGGGTGTACCACTAAACCAATCGTTAGCTTTGTCGGCTGAAGCCTTAGATAACCGCTTTCTTGAGCTCAGAGTTCAAGCCATGAAATCGGCCATAGAGGCGGGTAGTACGGTTTCGTCAACGGCGATTAATAGCGAGGTTTTTACACCTTTGGTGATACAAATGATTTCAGTGGGTGAAGAAACCGGTCGTATTGATGAGCTGTTGCTTGAAGTGTCTGATTACTATGATCGAGAAGTCGATTATGACTTAAAAACATTAACCGCTCGAATCGAACCCATTTTGTTGGTCATCGTTGCCGGTATGGTGTTGGTTTTAGCTCTGGGTATCTTCCTACCAATGTGGGGAATGTTGGATGCAATCAAAGGCTAA
- a CDS encoding prepilin-type N-terminal cleavage/methylation domain-containing protein — MLKNQKGFSLVELVVVIVVVGLLAVAALPRFLDVTDEAKKSSIEGVAGGFATAVLSARAQWEAEARPSEKIGAETYNTVDYDGVDFWLTRSKNSSNEDTDFRDGYPWTLNSDSSVAPGDISSETCAELMRNLLQNPPEVGTVDEIDGDSNYKYSAQANSGDATCTYIQLEGNTEHQFVYEIKTGRVTVTLQ; from the coding sequence ATGCTTAAAAATCAAAAGGGTTTCTCCCTTGTCGAATTAGTTGTCGTAATTGTCGTTGTTGGTTTATTGGCAGTGGCTGCCTTGCCTCGCTTCTTAGATGTGACTGATGAGGCTAAAAAATCAAGTATTGAGGGCGTTGCGGGTGGTTTTGCAACCGCAGTGTTATCAGCAAGAGCGCAATGGGAAGCCGAAGCAAGACCCTCAGAGAAGATCGGTGCTGAAACATACAATACTGTAGATTATGATGGTGTTGATTTTTGGTTAACAAGATCAAAGAACAGTAGCAATGAAGATACTGATTTTCGAGACGGCTACCCATGGACTTTGAATAGCGATTCTTCAGTCGCACCCGGAGATATTTCTTCTGAAACTTGTGCTGAATTAATGAGAAACTTGTTGCAGAATCCGCCAGAAGTTGGCACGGTTGATGAAATTGATGGCGATTCAAATTACAAATATTCAGCGCAAGCGAATTCTGGTGATGCAACCTGTACTTACATTCAATTAGAAGGTAATACCGAGCACCAATTTGTTTACGAAATTAAAACTGGTCGTGTGACCGTAACTTTGCAGTAA
- a CDS encoding type II secretion system protein, whose product MKRQGGFTLIELVVVIVILGILAVTAAPRFLNLQDDAKNATLEGLKGSIQGASGIIYGKSAIAGIESNTSGAVSAGNTTINVAFGYPEASSTAIAAIVQGIGTDEDFTFIKDVTAGTIVTFGIKDYKTSCVKYTEAKDANTPPVITVTETAAECTAAP is encoded by the coding sequence ATGAAAAGACAAGGCGGTTTCACCCTAATCGAACTAGTGGTTGTAATTGTTATTCTAGGTATTCTTGCTGTAACGGCGGCACCACGTTTCCTAAACCTGCAAGATGATGCGAAAAATGCGACTCTAGAGGGCTTAAAAGGTTCAATTCAAGGTGCATCTGGTATTATTTACGGTAAATCAGCTATTGCAGGTATCGAGTCAAATACATCTGGAGCCGTTAGTGCTGGTAATACAACAATTAATGTAGCATTTGGTTACCCTGAAGCATCGTCTACAGCTATTGCCGCAATCGTTCAAGGCATTGGTACTGATGAAGACTTTACGTTTATTAAAGATGTTACAGCGGGCACTATTGTAACGTTTGGTATTAAAGACTATAAAACTAGCTGTGTTAAATATACTGAAGCAAAAGATGCAAATACTCCCCCAGTGATTACAGTTACTGAGACAGCTGCTGAATGTACGGCGGCGCCATAG